The sequence TACGGTGCTTGCTTCGGTGTAGAAATCTTTATTCACAATATTGCTGCCATCTACTACGTTGATCATTTTGGTCTGTCATTGAAAAGCGCCGGTATGGCCGCAGCAAGTTTTGGATTGCTCGCATTGTTCGCCCGTGCTTTGGGTGGCTGGTTATCCGACAAAGTGGCTTTACGCGGCAACCTCAATACGCGTGCCACGTTGCTGTTCGTCATGATGATTGGCGAAGGTTTGGGCCTGCTCTGGTTTTCACATGCAAATAGTGTGACGTTGGCGATCTGCGCGATGTTGACTTTCGGCCTGTTCACCCACATGGCATGCGGCGCAACGTATGCATTAGTGCCGTTTATTGACCGTAAAGCATTGGGCGGCGTAGCGGGCATCATCGGCGCTGGTGGAAACGTCGGAGCGGTTTTGGCGGGGTTTTTGATGAAGGGTTTGGGCGACGTTCAAAGCACCTTGAGTGTGCTGGGTATTTTGGTCACAGTCTCCGCACTGTGCGCCATCGCGATTCGCTTTAGCGCGGCACACAATGCCACCGAGCAAGTCCTCGACAGCAACACCCTGGCCGCTTAAGGAGCCGCAGATCATGAAAATTATCGTCGTTGGTCATGGCATGGTGGGCCACAAATTTCTGGAAAGCCTGGCTGACAGTGGCGCTCCACATCTGGAAGTAACCGTCTTGTGCGAAGAGCCACGCCCAGCATATGACCGGGTACACTTGTCAGAATTTTTCTCTGGAAAATCAGCAGAGGATTTGTCATTGGTTCCTGACGGTTTTTTTGAGCGCGATAATATTTTGCTCAAACTGAATGCCAAGGCCAGCGTCATTGATCGTGTTGCCAAAACGGTGACAGTGAGTACCGGTGAAACGCTGCCTTACGACAAGCTGGTCATCGCTACCGGTTCTTATCCTTTTGTGCCACCGGTGCCTGGAAAGGATCGCAAAGATTGCTTTGTGTATCGGACTATCGAAGATTTAGAGGCGATGCTTGAATGTGGTCGTCGCTCAAAAACCGGCGTCGTTATCGGCGGCGGTTTGCTTGGATTGGAATGTGCCAAAGCCTTGCGCGACATGAATCTGCAAACGCACGTGGTTGAATTTTCACCACGTCTGATGGCAGTGCAAGTCGATGAGGGCGGTGGACGTGTTTTGCGCGCCAAGATAGAAGACCTTGGCGTCACCGCGCATACGCAAAAAAATACAGTCGAAATCGTCGATGGCGAGACCGGCACACACCGCATGAACTTTTCTGACGGCAGCCATCTTGATACCGACATGATCGTGTTCTCTGCCGGTATTCGTCCACGTGATGAATTGGCGCGTGTCAGTGCGCTGGCAGTGGGCGAGCGCGGCGGCATCGTGATCGACAATAGTTGCCTGACCAGTGATCCTGATATCTACGCGATTGGCGAATGCGCACTATGGAACGGAAAGACTTTTGGTCTGGTCGCGCCAGGTTATGACATGGCACGTATCGCAGCCAAACATCTGCTGGGCGAAAACGCCGAATTCAACGGTGCCGATATGAGCACTAAACTCAAATTAATGGGCGTCGACGTTGCCAGTATTGGCGATCCGCACGGCAATGTTCCCGGTAGCCGTTCGTATCATTTCACCGATGAACGCAAGCAAATCTACAAGAAGATCGTCGTCTCCGATTGCGGTAAATTTTTGCTAGGCGGCGTGATGGTTGGTGATGCCAGCGAATATGGCACGCTGTTGCAAATGATGCTGAACCGCATAGAACTACCCGAAGCGCCTGAGTTCCTGATTCTGCCGCAAGCCGACGGTAACGCCAAGCCTGGTTTGGGTGTCGATGCGTTGCCGGATGCGGCACAAATTTGCTCGTGCAATAACGTCTCCAAAGGTGATTTATGCGCAGCAGTATGTGGCGGCGCAACGAATATCGGCGACCTGAAAAGTTGTACTAAGGCGGGTACTTCATGCGGCGGTTGCGTGGCACTCGTCACGCAGATCATGAAGTCAGAAATGAAGAAGCAAGGTCTGGCGGTTAACAACCATGTTTGCGAACATTTTCCCTACAGCCGTCAGGAGCTTTATCACCTCGTCAGAATCGGCAACATCAAGACTTTTAATGCATTGATCAGTCAGCATGGAAAAGGCTTGGGTTGCGATGTGTGCAAACCGGTAGCTGCCAGTATTCTGGCTTCTTGCTGGAACGATTTTGTGCTCAAAAAAGAACACGCTGGCTTGCAGGATTCGAACGATTATTTCCTCGGTAATATTCAAAAGGATGGTACCTATTCTGTCGTGCCACGTATGGCTGGTGGCGAGGTCACGCCCGATGGTCTAATCGCAGTCGGTCAGGTCGCAAAAAAATACGGCCTATACACCAAAGTCACTGGCGGTCAGCGCATCGACTTGTTCGGCGCCCGGGTTGAGCAATTGCCGCCGATCTGGGAAGAATTGATCGCAGCAGGTTTTGAATCAGGTCATGCGTACGGCAAGTCGCTGCGTACCGTTAAATCATGTGTCGGTTCAACCTGGTGTCGCTATGGTGTGGACGACAGTATGGGTCTGGCAATTGAGCTGGAAAATCGCTACAAAGGTTTGCGTTCACCGCACAAAATAAAATTTGGCGTATCCGGTTGTACTCGCGAATGCGCCGAAGCGCAAAGCAAGGATGTCGGGATTATCGCCACCGAAAAAGGCTGGAATCTGTATGTCTGCGGCAATGGCGGCATGAAGCCACGGCACGCTGAATTATTGGCCTCCGATCTGGATAAGGCGACGCTGATTCAGACTATTGATCGGTTCCTGATGTTCTATGTTCGCACCGCAGACCGTCTGCAACGCACCAGTGTCTGGCGCGACAATCTTGAGGGCGGTCTTGATTATCTGAAAGAAGTGGTCTTGCAAGACAAGCTACACATTGCAGCCGACCTGGAAGCAGAAATGCAGGCAGTCGTCGATACGTATGAATGTGAATGGAAAAAAGCGGTTAACGATCCAGAAACACGTAAGCGTTTTCGCCATTTCGTCAACACCGATCAAGTTGATGAAAACGTCGTCTTTATGGAGGAACGCGGACAGATTCGTCCGGCAACGTTAGTTGAGCGATCGGCCCGTGTGATTCCGATTATTCCGATAGTGGCTGCGCTTGCAGAGACGGTCTGATTGCTCGCCCATTGAAATCAGGAGAATAAATATGCATAGCGATACCCAATTGGGGCAGCTGGATAACTGGATTTCTGTCTGCGAACTCGACCAGATCTTACCAAACACAGGTGTGTGTGCATTGATCAACGGCGCGCAAGTGGCGCTGTTTCATGTCATTGACGGTGAAGACCGTGTATTCGCGATTAGTAATTTTGATCCCCATTCTCAGGCATCGATTTTGTCGCGTGGCATGGTCGGCAATCTTGGTGAGCGTATCGTCGTAGCATCGCCGATGTACAAGCAACACTTTGATTTGCAAACCGGAGAATGCCTGGAATCTCCAGAACACTCGGTCAGCGCCTATCCGACGCGGGTTGTCGACGGAAAGGTGTGGGTCGGCGTATGACCACAACACCAGGCAAGCAGGCTAATCGAACAAAACCATCGCTGGTGGTCATCGGTAACGGCATGGCTGGTATGCGCACGGTTGAAGAGTTACAAAAGCTGGCACCGGATTTGTACGACATTACCGTGTTCGGGGCCGAACCGTATGGCAATTACAACCGCATATTATTGTCGCCCGTGCTCGCTGGCGATAAAAGTGTGGAAGACATTATGTTGCATACACGCGAGTGGTATCAGGAAAATAATATTACGTTGCATGCCGGTGATCCAGTTGAGATGATTGATCGGCGTCGTCGCCTTGTGCGTTCGCGCGCAGGTCTTGAGGTCTCGTATGACCGACTGTTGCTGGCTACCGGTTCCACCCCTTTTATTATTCCTGTACCGGGACATCAATTGCCGGGCGTGATTGCGTTTCGAGATATTCAGGATGTAGAAACTATGCTGGCAGCCGCACGTGATCATCGCCATGCGGTCGTGATCGGCGGCGGCTTGCTGGGTCTGGAAGCCGCCAACGGATTGCTGCGTCAGGGGATGGACGTTACCGTAGTGCACGTGTGTGATAGTTTGATGAATCAACAGTTGGACAAGCCAGCATCTGCGCTCCTGAAAAAAGCGTTGGAATTAAAGGGCTTGCGCATCATGCTCGATACGCATACCAGCGAAATCCTGGGGTCCGAGCGGGTGACAGCCGTGCGTTTTAAAGATGGTAGTGAGATACCGGCTGATCTGGTCGTCATGGCGGCAGGCGTGCGACCCAATATTGCCCTCGCGAAAAAAGCCCTTCTGCATTGTGATCGCGCGATTGTGGTTGACGATACATTGCAAACCTATGATCCACGGATTTATGCAGTTGGCGAATGCGTCCAGCATCGCTTGTCGACGTTTGGTTTGGTCGCGCCGATTTGGGATCAGGCGCGGGTGTGCGGTGCGCATCTGGCCGGTGCTGGTCATCGTCGTTATATCCAGCAAGCGACCGCGACCAAGCTCAAAGTAACCGGCGTTGATCTGTATTCTGCTGGCGATTTTATTGGTGGTGATGGTAGCGAAGATCTAGTGCTGCGCGACCCACGTCGCGGTATCTATAAACGATTGGTATTGAAAGGCAATCAGATCGTGGGAGCGGTACTATACGGAGATGTGAAAGATGGTCCGTGGTATTTTGATTTGATTCAAAACAA is a genomic window of Glaciimonas sp. CA11.2 containing:
- the nirD gene encoding nitrite reductase small subunit NirD, whose translation is MHSDTQLGQLDNWISVCELDQILPNTGVCALINGAQVALFHVIDGEDRVFAISNFDPHSQASILSRGMVGNLGERIVVASPMYKQHFDLQTGECLESPEHSVSAYPTRVVDGKVWVGV
- a CDS encoding NAD(P)/FAD-dependent oxidoreductase, encoding MTTTPGKQANRTKPSLVVIGNGMAGMRTVEELQKLAPDLYDITVFGAEPYGNYNRILLSPVLAGDKSVEDIMLHTREWYQENNITLHAGDPVEMIDRRRRLVRSRAGLEVSYDRLLLATGSTPFIIPVPGHQLPGVIAFRDIQDVETMLAAARDHRHAVVIGGGLLGLEAANGLLRQGMDVTVVHVCDSLMNQQLDKPASALLKKALELKGLRIMLDTHTSEILGSERVTAVRFKDGSEIPADLVVMAAGVRPNIALAKKALLHCDRAIVVDDTLQTYDPRIYAVGECVQHRLSTFGLVAPIWDQARVCGAHLAGAGHRRYIQQATATKLKVTGVDLYSAGDFIGGDGSEDLVLRDPRRGIYKRLVLKGNQIVGAVLYGDVKDGPWYFDLIQNKTDVSSLRNQLLFGQALCVQAA
- the nirB gene encoding nitrite reductase large subunit NirB, with protein sequence MKIIVVGHGMVGHKFLESLADSGAPHLEVTVLCEEPRPAYDRVHLSEFFSGKSAEDLSLVPDGFFERDNILLKLNAKASVIDRVAKTVTVSTGETLPYDKLVIATGSYPFVPPVPGKDRKDCFVYRTIEDLEAMLECGRRSKTGVVIGGGLLGLECAKALRDMNLQTHVVEFSPRLMAVQVDEGGGRVLRAKIEDLGVTAHTQKNTVEIVDGETGTHRMNFSDGSHLDTDMIVFSAGIRPRDELARVSALAVGERGGIVIDNSCLTSDPDIYAIGECALWNGKTFGLVAPGYDMARIAAKHLLGENAEFNGADMSTKLKLMGVDVASIGDPHGNVPGSRSYHFTDERKQIYKKIVVSDCGKFLLGGVMVGDASEYGTLLQMMLNRIELPEAPEFLILPQADGNAKPGLGVDALPDAAQICSCNNVSKGDLCAAVCGGATNIGDLKSCTKAGTSCGGCVALVTQIMKSEMKKQGLAVNNHVCEHFPYSRQELYHLVRIGNIKTFNALISQHGKGLGCDVCKPVAASILASCWNDFVLKKEHAGLQDSNDYFLGNIQKDGTYSVVPRMAGGEVTPDGLIAVGQVAKKYGLYTKVTGGQRIDLFGARVEQLPPIWEELIAAGFESGHAYGKSLRTVKSCVGSTWCRYGVDDSMGLAIELENRYKGLRSPHKIKFGVSGCTRECAEAQSKDVGIIATEKGWNLYVCGNGGMKPRHAELLASDLDKATLIQTIDRFLMFYVRTADRLQRTSVWRDNLEGGLDYLKEVVLQDKLHIAADLEAEMQAVVDTYECEWKKAVNDPETRKRFRHFVNTDQVDENVVFMEERGQIRPATLVERSARVIPIIPIVAALAETV